A genomic window from Vigna radiata var. radiata cultivar VC1973A chromosome 2, Vradiata_ver6, whole genome shotgun sequence includes:
- the LOC106755661 gene encoding yrdC domain-containing protein, mitochondrial isoform X2: MNGSAQGLLLLNTSFFSNFSFRGFCRLSVVRRSQQCHGLRRGFSKSMACSVENCDMGSGVVHPATDAYAGEAVEALKAGKVIAVPTDTLYGFACDACSLEAINRIYEIKGRRHTSPLAICVGDVSDITRFAVTDHLPHGLLDSLLPGPVTVVLKRGESSVLEQSLNPGLDSIGVRVPDCNFIRTIARASETALALTSANLSGQPSSLSTKDFENLWEHCAFVYDGGLIPSSRAGSTVVDLTTPQRYRILRPGSAKEETVAILEKHSFVETVTS; the protein is encoded by the exons ATGAATGGTTCTGCGCAAGGACTGCTTCTTCTCAACACCAgtttcttttccaatttctcCTTCCGAG GGTTTTGCAGGTTGTCAGTTGTTCGACGTTCGCAGCAGTGTCACGGGCTGAGAAGAGGTTTCTCGAAAAGCATGGCTTGCAGTGTGGAAAATTGTGATATGGGTAGTGGGGTGGTTCATCCAGCCACGGATGCTTATGCTGGAGAGGCAGTTGAAGCTTTGAAAGCTGGGAAAGTTATAGCAGTACCCACCGATACACTCTATGGGTTTGCTTGTGATGCTTG CTCATTGGAAGCGATTAACAGGATTTATGAGATCAAAGGCCGTAGACATACAAGCCCTCTGGCTATTTGTGTTGGCGACGTATCAGACATAACCCGTTTTGCTGTCACTGACCATTTACCTCATGGTCTGCTTGATTCCCTCCTACCCGGGCCTGTTACAGTTGTACTAAAACGAG GAGAGTCAAGTGTTCTTGAACAATCTTTGAACCCAGGATTGGATAGTATAGGAGTTAGAGTGCCTGATTGCAATTTCATCAGGACCATTGCCCGTGCTTCAGAAACTGCTCTAGCCCTCACTAGTGCAAACTTAAGTGGACAGCCAAGTAGTCTTTCCACCAAAGATTTTGAGAACCTCTGGGAACACTGTGCTTTTGTTTATGATGGTGGTTTGATTCCATCAAGTCGTGCTGGTTCTACAGTTGTGGACCTCACTACACCCCAAAGATACAGAATACTTAGACCTGGAAG TGCAAAGGAAGAGACAGTTGCCATCTTGGAGAAGCATTCTTTCGTTGAGACAGTGACCTCTTAA
- the LOC106755661 gene encoding yrdC domain-containing protein, mitochondrial isoform X1: protein MVLRKDCFFSTPVSFPISPSEVTFSHDPWFCRLSVVRRSQQCHGLRRGFSKSMACSVENCDMGSGVVHPATDAYAGEAVEALKAGKVIAVPTDTLYGFACDACSLEAINRIYEIKGRRHTSPLAICVGDVSDITRFAVTDHLPHGLLDSLLPGPVTVVLKRGESSVLEQSLNPGLDSIGVRVPDCNFIRTIARASETALALTSANLSGQPSSLSTKDFENLWEHCAFVYDGGLIPSSRAGSTVVDLTTPQRYRILRPGSAKEETVAILEKHSFVETVTS from the exons ATGGTTCTGCGCAAGGACTGCTTCTTCTCAACACCAgtttcttttccaatttctcCTTCCGAGGTGACCTTTAGTCACGACCCTT GGTTTTGCAGGTTGTCAGTTGTTCGACGTTCGCAGCAGTGTCACGGGCTGAGAAGAGGTTTCTCGAAAAGCATGGCTTGCAGTGTGGAAAATTGTGATATGGGTAGTGGGGTGGTTCATCCAGCCACGGATGCTTATGCTGGAGAGGCAGTTGAAGCTTTGAAAGCTGGGAAAGTTATAGCAGTACCCACCGATACACTCTATGGGTTTGCTTGTGATGCTTG CTCATTGGAAGCGATTAACAGGATTTATGAGATCAAAGGCCGTAGACATACAAGCCCTCTGGCTATTTGTGTTGGCGACGTATCAGACATAACCCGTTTTGCTGTCACTGACCATTTACCTCATGGTCTGCTTGATTCCCTCCTACCCGGGCCTGTTACAGTTGTACTAAAACGAG GAGAGTCAAGTGTTCTTGAACAATCTTTGAACCCAGGATTGGATAGTATAGGAGTTAGAGTGCCTGATTGCAATTTCATCAGGACCATTGCCCGTGCTTCAGAAACTGCTCTAGCCCTCACTAGTGCAAACTTAAGTGGACAGCCAAGTAGTCTTTCCACCAAAGATTTTGAGAACCTCTGGGAACACTGTGCTTTTGTTTATGATGGTGGTTTGATTCCATCAAGTCGTGCTGGTTCTACAGTTGTGGACCTCACTACACCCCAAAGATACAGAATACTTAGACCTGGAAG TGCAAAGGAAGAGACAGTTGCCATCTTGGAGAAGCATTCTTTCGTTGAGACAGTGACCTCTTAA
- the LOC106755661 gene encoding yrdC domain-containing protein, mitochondrial isoform X3: MACSVENCDMGSGVVHPATDAYAGEAVEALKAGKVIAVPTDTLYGFACDACSLEAINRIYEIKGRRHTSPLAICVGDVSDITRFAVTDHLPHGLLDSLLPGPVTVVLKRGESSVLEQSLNPGLDSIGVRVPDCNFIRTIARASETALALTSANLSGQPSSLSTKDFENLWEHCAFVYDGGLIPSSRAGSTVVDLTTPQRYRILRPGSAKEETVAILEKHSFVETVTS, translated from the exons ATGGCTTGCAGTGTGGAAAATTGTGATATGGGTAGTGGGGTGGTTCATCCAGCCACGGATGCTTATGCTGGAGAGGCAGTTGAAGCTTTGAAAGCTGGGAAAGTTATAGCAGTACCCACCGATACACTCTATGGGTTTGCTTGTGATGCTTG CTCATTGGAAGCGATTAACAGGATTTATGAGATCAAAGGCCGTAGACATACAAGCCCTCTGGCTATTTGTGTTGGCGACGTATCAGACATAACCCGTTTTGCTGTCACTGACCATTTACCTCATGGTCTGCTTGATTCCCTCCTACCCGGGCCTGTTACAGTTGTACTAAAACGAG GAGAGTCAAGTGTTCTTGAACAATCTTTGAACCCAGGATTGGATAGTATAGGAGTTAGAGTGCCTGATTGCAATTTCATCAGGACCATTGCCCGTGCTTCAGAAACTGCTCTAGCCCTCACTAGTGCAAACTTAAGTGGACAGCCAAGTAGTCTTTCCACCAAAGATTTTGAGAACCTCTGGGAACACTGTGCTTTTGTTTATGATGGTGGTTTGATTCCATCAAGTCGTGCTGGTTCTACAGTTGTGGACCTCACTACACCCCAAAGATACAGAATACTTAGACCTGGAAG TGCAAAGGAAGAGACAGTTGCCATCTTGGAGAAGCATTCTTTCGTTGAGACAGTGACCTCTTAA